The Paraburkholderia sp. SOS3 genome includes a region encoding these proteins:
- a CDS encoding sugar ABC transporter ATP-binding protein: MTESREAHADHWAIDVANVTKRFGATVALNDASFRVRRGAVHALLGENGAGKSTTVKLLSGLIRPDEGRIAILGRDVQMREPKDAHRAGVQTAFQEMTLVRDLTVAQNLMLGAEPSGPFGYIKRAEAQRRVTQWLDKLELTDVRPGAYVRDLALPVRQKIEIAKAMVRDPQVLLLDEPTSALSGRDVAWLVRRIEEMKARGVTFVFISHRMQEVREFCDSLTIYRNGRDVGAFETRDISDDEVIRLVIGRSMEAKYPPKAPPVFSAPSPALELRNVRVDGVVEDFNLTLKAGEVHGIAALQGMGQRELFEALFGAEYIDQGQMFVDGKPVTLTSTADSLKAGVATSLLPEDRKTEGLFLRLPGGENISLPVIRRYTRFGLIDRKRERAAIERVLAQMEVNPRAFYKPCLSFSGGNQQKIAMAKWLLTQSRVWLMFDPTRGIDVGTKHQIFVLMRAFAAAGGAVLFYSTDVPELVNVCDRVSVMYRGRNVAELDGDLLTEENVMRRMLAS; encoded by the coding sequence ATGACCGAATCTCGCGAAGCCCACGCGGATCACTGGGCGATCGACGTCGCGAACGTCACGAAACGCTTCGGCGCGACGGTCGCGCTCAACGATGCATCGTTTCGCGTGCGGCGCGGCGCGGTGCATGCGCTGCTCGGCGAGAACGGCGCGGGCAAGTCGACCACGGTCAAGCTGCTGTCGGGCCTGATCCGGCCCGACGAAGGCCGCATCGCGATTCTCGGCCGCGACGTGCAGATGCGCGAACCGAAGGACGCGCATCGCGCCGGCGTGCAGACCGCGTTTCAGGAGATGACGCTCGTGCGCGATCTCACGGTCGCGCAGAACCTGATGCTCGGCGCCGAGCCGTCCGGACCGTTTGGCTATATCAAGCGTGCAGAAGCGCAGCGCCGCGTGACGCAGTGGCTCGACAAACTCGAACTGACCGACGTCCGCCCCGGCGCATACGTACGCGATCTTGCGCTGCCGGTGCGGCAAAAGATCGAAATCGCGAAGGCCATGGTGCGCGATCCGCAGGTGCTGCTGCTCGACGAGCCGACCTCGGCGCTGTCGGGCCGCGACGTCGCGTGGCTCGTGCGCCGTATCGAAGAAATGAAGGCGCGCGGCGTCACCTTCGTGTTTATTTCGCACCGCATGCAGGAAGTACGCGAGTTCTGCGACAGCCTGACGATCTATCGCAACGGCCGCGACGTCGGCGCGTTCGAAACCCGGGACATTTCAGACGACGAGGTGATCCGTCTCGTGATCGGCCGCTCGATGGAAGCGAAGTATCCGCCGAAAGCGCCGCCCGTGTTCAGCGCGCCCTCGCCCGCGCTCGAGCTGCGCAACGTGCGCGTCGACGGCGTCGTCGAAGACTTCAATCTCACGCTGAAAGCCGGCGAAGTGCACGGCATCGCGGCGCTGCAAGGCATGGGACAGCGCGAGCTGTTCGAGGCGCTGTTCGGCGCCGAGTATATCGATCAAGGACAAATGTTCGTCGACGGCAAGCCCGTCACGTTGACGTCGACGGCCGATTCGCTGAAAGCCGGCGTTGCGACGAGCCTGCTACCCGAGGATCGCAAAACCGAAGGCCTGTTTCTGCGCCTGCCGGGCGGCGAAAACATCTCGTTGCCGGTGATCAGGCGCTATACGCGCTTCGGCCTGATCGACCGCAAGCGCGAACGCGCGGCGATCGAACGCGTGCTCGCGCAGATGGAAGTGAATCCGCGCGCGTTCTACAAGCCGTGCCTGTCGTTTTCCGGCGGCAACCAGCAGAAGATCGCGATGGCCAAGTGGCTGCTGACGCAAAGCCGCGTATGGCTGATGTTCGACCCGACGCGCGGCATCGACGTCGGCACCAAGCATCAGATTTTCGTGCTGATGCGCGCGTTCGCGGCGGCCGGCGGCGCGGTGCTGTTCTATTCGACCGACGTGCCCGAACTCGTCAACGTCTGCGACCGCGTGTCGGTGATGTACCGCGGACGCAACGTCGCCGAGCTCGACGGCGACCTGCTGACCGAAGAAAACGTGATGCGCAGGATGCTGGCTAGCTGA
- a CDS encoding sugar ABC transporter substrate-binding protein gives MNVLTHILGRAGRLLRGAALGATLTVACIGALTLSQSATAAGKYKIFLSMSYVGNDWQTEAANMVKAMAATPALKDKVDLEVQVAGTDAQKQIQQINSMVQAGAKAIVIYPISPTALNRAIRNACSKGVVVVAYDGEVTEPCAHNVAIDQHQAGTVTAEWLAKTLNGKGNIVMITGVPGTSVDRERTEAAKQVFAKYPGIKVIAEGTGMWSQATAKTELSKILATNSWDKIDGLWMQVGCFTAASMQLDAGIADDRIKPCAGESSNGHRVQMLPPGSVKGEGAYRAIGYRSISYGAPPYSGAMALKLAVQKLDGKDFPARVTLKLPLVETAQSKLCQSGSIDELRAGCTAFPPDKVPPGWFADIYSEETREVGFNAALHGKPD, from the coding sequence ATGAACGTTTTGACGCACATCCTTGGTCGCGCGGGGCGGCTGCTACGCGGCGCCGCGCTCGGAGCGACGCTCACCGTCGCGTGTATCGGCGCGCTCACGCTCTCGCAGAGCGCCACGGCCGCCGGCAAGTACAAGATCTTCCTGTCGATGAGCTACGTCGGCAACGATTGGCAGACCGAAGCGGCCAACATGGTCAAGGCGATGGCCGCGACACCGGCGCTGAAGGACAAGGTCGACCTCGAAGTGCAGGTCGCCGGCACCGATGCGCAAAAGCAGATCCAGCAGATCAATTCGATGGTGCAGGCCGGCGCGAAGGCGATCGTCATCTACCCGATCTCGCCCACTGCGCTTAATCGCGCGATCAGGAACGCATGCTCGAAGGGCGTCGTGGTCGTCGCCTACGACGGCGAAGTGACCGAGCCGTGCGCGCACAACGTCGCGATCGACCAGCATCAGGCCGGCACCGTTACGGCCGAGTGGCTCGCGAAGACGCTGAACGGCAAGGGCAATATCGTGATGATCACGGGCGTGCCGGGCACGTCGGTGGACCGCGAACGCACCGAGGCCGCGAAGCAGGTATTCGCGAAGTATCCGGGCATCAAGGTCATCGCCGAAGGCACCGGCATGTGGAGCCAGGCAACTGCGAAAACCGAGCTGTCGAAAATTCTCGCGACGAACAGCTGGGACAAGATCGACGGACTGTGGATGCAGGTCGGCTGCTTCACGGCCGCTTCGATGCAGCTCGACGCCGGCATCGCCGACGACAGGATCAAGCCGTGCGCGGGCGAATCGTCGAACGGCCACCGCGTGCAGATGCTGCCGCCTGGCAGCGTGAAGGGCGAAGGGGCGTATCGCGCGATCGGCTACCGCTCGATCTCGTACGGCGCACCGCCCTACTCCGGCGCCATGGCGCTCAAGCTCGCGGTGCAAAAGCTCGACGGCAAGGACTTCCCCGCACGCGTCACGCTGAAGCTGCCGCTTGTCGAAACCGCGCAATCGAAGCTGTGCCAGAGCGGCTCGATCGACGAATTGCGCGCGGGCTGTACGGCATTCCCGCCGGACAAGGTGCCGCCGGGCTGGTTCGCGGACATCTACTCGGAAGAGACGCGCGAAGTCGGCTTCAATGCGGCGCTGCACGGCAAGCCCGACTGA